In a genomic window of Thermosynechococcus sp. CL-1:
- a CDS encoding CO2 hydration protein: MVETIERPSSAKLPPLDHPLADIIYRLEAGGALIPDTPVNLMKIIGMYKAYAIPMDFYWRNLLYLGERVFIHPFPFFKYFPTKDYFELANHYAGETADLRIWRGPAHAHPELMEFIAKGETGKMPRLLHHLWHDRINMEFSESLARSMMWHRMGGQLDIYLDSEEYKAAADRAIRAYFKGNPLMLGLYKLFPDLFLEQARQATYMNVLGLFWEVMAPVFFEMSDRYDEGSITSVKDAMNFLVNGIFAMAGRPIYHHVYIDGEVHVLVPKEKGFMWLYEAAFPYVEAVFYRTAPFRGTKSYNAQANQVPTDQVDFHYGILFADKFPVGTAGIPPTLLHQDMYHFLPQYLKDYFHQHCRSEDDILVQLGIAFQHAMYTVTSAVLQATRAAFYYPLDDPKPEHLMANRRFFVAQMDRFLRPQYGIAEACKIRNVQDPNYL, translated from the coding sequence CAGTGAACCTGATGAAGATCATCGGTATGTACAAGGCCTACGCCATTCCGATGGACTTTTACTGGCGGAATTTGCTCTACCTCGGCGAGCGGGTGTTTATCCATCCCTTTCCCTTCTTCAAGTATTTTCCAACCAAGGACTACTTTGAGTTGGCCAATCACTATGCAGGGGAGACTGCTGATCTGCGGATTTGGCGTGGCCCTGCCCATGCCCACCCCGAACTGATGGAATTTATTGCAAAGGGGGAAACAGGGAAAATGCCGCGTCTGCTCCACCACCTTTGGCACGACCGCATCAACATGGAGTTTTCCGAAAGCTTGGCGCGCTCAATGATGTGGCATCGCATGGGGGGGCAGCTGGATATCTACCTTGACTCTGAAGAGTACAAAGCTGCCGCCGATAGGGCAATCCGCGCCTACTTCAAAGGCAACCCGCTGATGCTCGGGCTGTACAAGCTCTTTCCCGACCTCTTCTTGGAGCAGGCTCGCCAAGCCACCTACATGAACGTGCTGGGGCTATTTTGGGAAGTGATGGCACCCGTCTTCTTCGAGATGAGCGATCGCTATGACGAGGGCAGCATTACCAGCGTCAAGGATGCCATGAACTTCTTGGTCAATGGAATTTTTGCCATGGCCGGTCGCCCGATTTACCACCATGTCTATATTGATGGCGAGGTGCATGTCCTTGTGCCCAAGGAAAAGGGCTTTATGTGGCTCTATGAAGCGGCCTTCCCCTATGTGGAAGCGGTCTTTTACCGCACGGCGCCCTTCCGGGGAACCAAGTCCTACAATGCCCAAGCCAATCAGGTACCCACTGATCAGGTGGACTTCCACTATGGCATTCTCTTTGCCGATAAATTCCCTGTGGGGACGGCGGGGATTCCACCTACGTTGCTCCACCAAGACATGTATCACTTCCTCCCCCAATACCTGAAGGATTACTTCCACCAGCACTGTCGCAGTGAGGATGATATTTTGGTGCAGTTGGGAATTGCCTTCCAGCACGCCATGTACACGGTGACCTCCGCTGTTTTGCAAGCAACCCGTGCCGCCTTCTACTACCCCTTGGATGATCCCAAGCCGGAGCATCTCATGGCCAACCGGCGTTTCTTTGTGGCTCAGATGGATCGCTTTTTGCGACCGCAGTACGGCATTGCTGAAGCCTGCAAAATCCGCAATGTCCAAGATCCCAATTATTTGTAG
- the grxC gene encoding glutaredoxin 3: MANVEIYTWSRCPFCIRAKQLLTRKGVKFTEYVIDGDEAARAAMAQRAHGRRSLPQIFINNEHIGGCDDLYALEAQGILDRLLQAAA; this comes from the coding sequence GTGGCCAACGTCGAAATCTATACGTGGTCTCGTTGTCCTTTTTGTATTCGAGCAAAGCAATTGCTGACACGCAAAGGGGTGAAATTTACCGAGTACGTCATTGATGGCGATGAAGCGGCTCGTGCTGCAATGGCCCAACGTGCCCATGGTCGGCGATCGCTCCCGCAAATTTTCATTAACAACGAGCACATTGGCGGCTGCGATGATCTCTATGCCCTAGAGGCGCAAGGCATCTTGGATAGGCTCCTGCAAGCGGCAGCCTAG